A region from the Benincasa hispida cultivar B227 chromosome 10, ASM972705v1, whole genome shotgun sequence genome encodes:
- the LOC120089084 gene encoding uncharacterized protein LOC120089084, with the protein MRLIPDVSLLVFKCIAFVHGHGPNKTKFIPRAQNVSSLGIPFTSEGESTSEETNWSTSSVPINLPELLPEPILSAYDTILPSRQVSWINYYRKNLIKEMVSPTTPSSLVHEFEPMQAQGTTRPNNNTNLCGKDDIVDLAENDRNDMLVLENNRVAGSDETLIETREVEILPQDGKCNQNSITYKESDKPEDYALSLDIPIALKKGTRSCTKHPKYSYKSYSNLSSKFRAFATSLNTVIIPKNIHIAIEISKWKISKFRALENTKKHTHSHVLSEISKFRALEKNNIWNLINLSKGHKTVGCKWVFTLKYKLDETLNKYKARLVAKWFTQTYGINYS; encoded by the exons ATGCGGCTTATTCCAGATGTCTCTCTTCTGGTTTTCAAGTGCATTGCCTTTGTCCATGGTCATGGTCCTAACAAAACTAAGTTTATCCCTCGTGCTCAAAATGTGTCTTCGTTGGGTATCCCCTTCACCAGCGAG GGGGAGAGtactagtgaagagactaactggtctACATCCTCAGTCCCTATTAACCTTCCCGAACTCCTTCCTGAACCCATCCTAAGTGCCTATGACACTATTCTACCCAGTAGACAAGTCTCTTGGATAAACTACTACAGAAAGAATCTCATAAAGGAAATGGTGTCCCCTACTACTCCGTCATCTCTGGTCCATGAATTTGAACCAATGCAAGCTCAAGGTACTACTAGACCtaataataatactaacttGTGTGGTAAGGATGATATTGTTGATTTGGCTGAGAATGACAGGAATGATATGTTAGTTCTAGAGAACAACAGGGTTGCAGGTAGTGATGAAACTTTGATAGAAACACGAGAGGTTGAGATTCTTCCTCAGGATGGAAAATGTAATCAAAATTCCATTACATATAAGGAATCAGACAAACCAGAGGATTATGCTCTTTCTCTTGACATACCCATTGCATTGAAAAAGGGAACCAGATCCTGCACCAAGCACCCCAAGTATAGTTATAAGTCTTACAGTAATTTGTCTTCTAAGTTCAGGGCATTCGCTACCAGTCTTAATACAGTAATAATACCAAAAAACATACACATAGCCATTGAAATTTCTAAGTGGAAGATTTCTAAGTTCAGAGCTCTTGAAAATACCAAAAAACATACACATAGCCATGTTCTAAGTGAAATTTCTAAGTTCAGAGCTCTTGAAAAGAATAATATATGGAACCTTATTAATCTTTCTAAAGGGCATAAAACAGTTGGGTGCAAGTGGGTGTTCACTCTGAAGTATAAATTAGATGAAACTCTAAACAAGTACAAGGccagacttgtagcaaaatggtTTACTCAAACTTATGGGATAAATTATTCTTAG